The sequence GGCAGCATAGTGGTTGACCCCGCCAAAAGGCCAGCCGCATCGCGCGCGTGCGGCGGCCCTACTTCAGTTCGATCTCGATAAACCTGAACTCGAAGACGTTGGGATTTATCACGTCGTGGGCGACCCCGGCCTCGCGTGCGTAGGGAGCGCCGGTCTCAAGCTCGGCATCGCTCGCGGCCCCGTCGGGAGCGACGATCCTGAGCTTACCCGTGCTGAGCGGCACCACGACGTAGTCGTGCGCATGAACATGCGGCCCGGTAGCTTCGCCCGGAGCGAAAGTCCATCGCGTCACGATCACGCGGCGATTTTCGATTAGCCGCTCCGACTTCGCCCGTGGTTCGTTCATGCCGGCCTCCTTGACCCCTTTCGAATCACCCATCTTGCGACCGCTTTAAGAGCGAATCAAAGCCCGGCAAAATAGTACATGGCCCTCGCGCAGGAGGGCGGCGAAAGCGCGCCGGTCGTGGAAATCAGGGCGGAAACAGGCTAAAGGAGACCACGCGCCGCGCGCGCCCGATGCCGCGGGCGGCCCGAGACCTTGCACACCGGGTCAAAAGATTCCTCAAGCTTCGTGAAATATGCGGCGCTCGCCTTCGCTGTCGCGGCGCTCTGTCTCTTCGCAGGATGGGCCGCTACGACCGACGCAAGCGGCAATGACACGGCCGGCAAGGTCAAGCCGCACGCGGTTGTCGCGGGCAAGGGCGCGGCCTACGTTGAAGGCGCGAGCCACGACTATGGCACCGCAGCGGCCAATTACAACGGCCTCGAACGCTATTCGACCTGGGAAAATTCCAACGGCAAGGCGGCGACCTACCAGCCCGAGGGCCCTTTCACCGCCGACAATCCGTTTTTCAAGCCGCTTGGAACCAACGGCCGCGCCTGCGTGACCTGCCACGATCCGAGCTCTGGATGGACGATCACGCCGGCGCGTATCCGCGCGCGTTTCGAGGCGAGCCGCGGCGCTGACCCGCTGTTTCGGCCGAATGACGGCGCGACTTGTCCCGACGCCGACGCTTCAACGCCGGCAGCGATGAGGAAAGCGTACGGCCTCCTGCTCAACAAAGCGCTTATCCGAATCGGAATCCCGATTCCGCCGAACGCCGAGTTCTCGGTGCTCAAGGTCGACGATCCGTACCGCTGCACCAAGCTAAGTGGTCCGAAGAGCGGCGTGCTTTCCGTCTATCGCCGCCCGCTGCAAGCTACCAACCTGCGCTTCGAGGACACTCTGATGTGGGACGGGCGGATGCCCGACCTCGAGCATCAGGCCAACGACGCAGCGCGCGGGCACGAGCAGGCGGCCGACGGACCGATGCCCGATCAACTTGCGCGGCTGATCGAATTCGAAACCGGCACTTACGACGCGCAAGTCTGGATATCCAAGGCCGGCTCGCTGCAGGACGGCGGCGTCGGCGGCGGTCCGGTGGCGCTCGCGCGCGAGCCGTTCTTCATCGGCATCAACGATCCCTTCGGCAACAATCCCGTGAACGTGCAGACCTCGCTGCACGTCTTCAACCTCTACGATCTCTGGCGCGGCGACCCGAATCCCGAACGGGCGCGAATCGCGCGGGGCCAGGCGATTTTCAACGCCACCCCGATGATCATCGGCGAAGTTCCGGGCCTCGACGATGCCGAGGGACACCCGACTCACGAGGGCTTCTGCACCACCTGTCACGACACGCCCAACGTCGGCAACCGATCGATCAACATCCTGATGAACATCGGGACGGCCGACGTCTCGCGCCGGACGCCCGACATGCCGCTGTTCACGCTGCGATGCGACGCCGGAGCGCTCAAGGGTCAGACCTTCCAGGTGATGGATCCGGGCCAGGCGCTGATTACCGGCAAATGCACCGATATCGCGCGCTTCAAGACCTCGAGCCTGCGCGGACTCGCCTCGCGCCCACCCTATTTTCACGACGGCCAGGCGGCGACGCTGATGGACGTGGTTAACTTCTACAACGATCGCTTTGAGATCGGACTGACGGTGCAAGAAAAAGAAGACCTGGTCGCGTTCCTCGGCGCGCTCTAGCCGATTCGCGGTTTCTCAGTCCCGCACAGGCGCAGGGCACGGCCGCCTCGCGGGCTAGTCCTTGAGCATCGCGACGCATTTGATTTCGACCATGAGGCCCGGCATCGCCAGCGCGGTTACGCCGACGCCCGTCCACGCCGGATATTCGCCGGTGTAGTAGCGATCCTTGACGGTGATGAAAAGCTGCAGGTCGCGCATGTCGGTATGGTAGGTGACCATCTCGACCACGTCGTCGAAAGTCGCGCCGGCCGCGGTCAGCACCTTCTTGAGGTTCTCGAAGGCCTGGACGAATTGGGCCTCCTTGCCCTCGACCACGTTGAGGTTGGCATCGCGTCCGACCTGCCCGGCGATGAAGAGCAGATTGCCGGCCTTTACGCCGGGATTGTAATGAAAGCGCTGCTTGATAACTTCCATCTCTTTGGGAACGACGTTCGAGCGCCTGGTCATGATCGATTCTCCTTCGCGTGCCGGTTCTGTAGCTTTATCGTGCGGCACATTCTAGCGTGAGGGAGCGCGCGCCGCGAAGGCAAACGCGTCGGTCAATGCAGCAGATAAGCATTGCTGCTGAACGATGGCGCTAACAACTTTCGGCCAAGGACACCCCCGCGCCCGCAGGAGACATGACATGAGCGTACTCGTACTGGTTCAAGGCACTCCGCGTGCCGATCGCAAGGATGAACTGGCGCAGTATCAGCAGGCCGCTCGCACCGTAATCGCGAAGCACGGCGGCCAGGTCGTCGCTCGCGGCAATGGGCTTGGCAGCCTGCACGGCCGAGGCAACTACCAGGTAGGAATCGTGCTGCGCTTTGCCGATAAGGCCGCGGCCGAGGCCTGGTACAACGACCCCGACTATCGCAAGGTGCTGCCGCTTCGCGACCAGGCGTACGCGGAACTTGAAATCAGTATGTTTCAGGAATGAAGCGGCCCTGCGGCGCGCGCGGCGGAAGAGAACTCCGCCGCCGCGGGCGCCCGACCCGCTTATCTCGCGATCACATGCCTTTCCAGTCGCCGGATTGTTCAAAAGCCTCGGCGGCGCGATAGATCGTCGGTTCGTCGAAGTGCCTGCCGGTCAGCATCAGTCCGGCGGGCAGGCCGTCGATCATGCCGCACGGCAGCGACATCGACGGGTGATGCGTGAGATCGAACGGCGCGGTGTTGGTGATCATTTCGAGCGCCCGCGTCACGTACTCCTCCCTGCTCGCGTCGGCCCCGGGCAGCGGCGTCGCCTTCATCGGCGTGGTCGGCATCAGCAGCAGGTCATATTTCACCAGCACGGCGTCGTATGCCGCGCGCAGCCGGCGCACGACATTGATCGCCTTGCCGTAGTAGCGCGAGCCGTAATGCTCGCGCACGTAGGTCCCGAACATCAGGAACAGCTTGGTGGTTTCCGAAAGCTCGTCGGTGCGCTGGCGCCATCCGCGATGGAAATCCATCATCGAGGTCGCGTACAGATCGTCGCGGCTCACGCCGAAACCGTCGCCGTACATCATCGTCTGCGTCAGGCCCTCGATTCCGATCGGCGTCCAGATCGCGCCGCCCGCCAGATGCATTGGGATCGAAACTTCCTCGACCCGCGCGCCGAGCGAAGCGAGGCGGTTTGCGGCGGCGCGCACCTTTTCGTCCACGGCGCGCTCGGAAGTGGGATGGCCGAAACCTTCCTTGACCACCGCGATCTTGAGGTCCTTCGCGCCGCGTCCGAGCGCCTGCGTGTAGGGATGCACCTTGGGCGCCTTGATCCGCGAGTCGTAGCCGTCGTCGCCCGCGATTACCTCGAGCAGGAGCGCATTGTCGGCGACGCTCGCCGTCATCGGGCCGGTATGGTCGACGAAAATTTCGATCGGCATGATTCCGGTGTAGGGAACGAGTCCCCACGTCGGCTTCATCCCGTAGATGCCGCAATACGACGACGGCATACGAATCGAGCCACCCTGGTCGCCGCCGATCGCCATGTCGACTTCCCCCGCCGCGACCAGCGCCGCGCTGCCCGAAGACGAGCCGCCCGCCGAGTAGCCCATCTTGCGCGGATTGTGCACCGCGCCGGTCGCGTTGGTGTGGCTGCCGCCGGAGAGGCAGAAACACTCGCAGTGCGCCTTGCCGACGATCTCGCCACCGGCGTCGAGGATCCGCGTGACCACAGTGGCGTCGAAGTCGGGCACGTAACCCTCCATCGTCGCCGCGCCGTTCATCATCGGCACGCCCGCCAGCATTACGTTGTCCTTGAGCGCGACGGTTTTGCCCTTGAGCTTGCCCTCGGGCGCGCCCTTGACCGACGATTTGAAGTACCAGGCGTTGTACTTGTTCTCCTCGGGGCCCGGCCGATAGCCGGGCGTGCGCGGATACTTCACCCGCGGCACCTCGTCGGGCATCGCGGCCACGGTGTTGTAGGCGTCGACGTAGGTCGTGAACAGCGCGCGAAACGAATCGACGCTCGCGTCATCGAGTGACAATCCGCACTGTCGCGCCACCGCGCGCAACTGCTCCCGGGTCGGCAATTGAACGGACATGCGATCTCCTCCTTGTGCGGATTGAACCGCGCCGGTTAAAGTTTTGTCCCGGCCGGCGCGACCGGCGCGGAACCTAGAAGAACTTGATCACGCTGCGCAGCACCTCGCCCTTGCGCAGCAGATCGTAGGCCTCGTTCACACCTTCGAGCGGGAAGGTGCGCGAGACCAGCTCGTCGATTTTGATCTTCTTGTCCATGTAGAGATCAATCAGGAGCGGCATGTCGACGCGCGGGCGGGTCGAGCCGTAAAATGAACCGACCAGCCGCTTCTCCATCATCGTGAAGACGTTGGGGTTGAGCGTGATGCGCGCGGTCTCGGGCGAGACGCCGACGATGGTGCAGGTGCCGCCGCGCCCGGTCATGCGGAACGCAAGCTCGATCGTCTTGGCCGTGCTGATGACCTCGAAGGCGTAGTCCACGCCGCGGCCGTGAGTCAGCTCCATCACCGCCTTGTAGGCGTCGTCCTGCGAGGGATTGACGGCATGCGTCGCGCCGAACACTTTCGCCAGTTCGAGCTTGTTGGGCAGGAGATCGATCGCAATGATGTCGTGCGCGCCGGCCAGCGCCGCGCCCTGGATCACGTTGAGGCCCACGCCGCCGCATCCGATCACCGCGACGGTCGCGCCCGGCCGGACCTTGGCCGTGTTGATCGCCGCGCCGATCCCGGTCATCGTGCCGCAGCCGACAAAGCAGGCGCGATCGAGCGGTACGTCGTCGCGAATCTTGATCGCGCAGCTCTCCGGCATCACCGCCTCCTCGGCGAAGGTCGAGGCGTACGCGAAGTGAAAAATCTGCGTGCCGTTTTTGCTGAGGCGAGTGGTGCCGTCGAGCAGCGTGCCGAGTCCCTTCGGCCGCGTCTCGCAGAGATTCACCTGTCCCAGCGTGCAGTAGCGGCAGTGGCCGCATACGGGCGAGAAGGTCAGCACCACATGGTCGCCCTCTTTGACCGAGGTGACGCCCGGGCCGACCTCGACGACGATTCCGGCTCCTTCATGGCCCAGCACCACGGGAAGCGGCATCCGCATATCGCCGGTCATGACGTGAAGGTCGCTGTGGCACGCGCCGTTGGCGGCGACCTTTACCCGCACCTCTCCGGCCTTCGGCGGAGCGAGCTTGAGGTCTTCGATAACCAGGGGTTTCTGAGGTTCATACAATACTGCGGCCTTCATCGGCGCTTTCCTCCACGGCTGACGATAATCGGTACAGGGATTGACGTGCGTAACTTAGAAGGCGGGGCGCGCAGGTGTCAAATCGAGCGGTTTTCGCGGTCAGAGCTGGCGGGTCAGTCCGTCGTGGCGCTGTATTTGGTGGGACTTCCTGGGGATAGCCGTGCCATTTAAGTAAGAGCGCACCAGACCCTGCGTTATTGCAGACTTGCAACACGCGTATCCGAGACGGACGCGTGCGGCAGCCAAAATTCCAAACCCTGCTTGGATTTTCGATCCCGAAACCGCTGGCACGTTAAGTGCTCTGACATTCCTACGCTTGCTATAGCGATGGCTGCCCATCGTCCAATCAAATGAAAGCCTACGACTTTTTAACCTCCGATCTTCCCCGGCGTCGCGAATGCCCTTCGACATTCGCGACGCCGGGGTGCCCGCCTCTTTCAAGGACGAGATGAACCAGTCGGCCACCGCCGTTCGCAACGTCCTGCTGACGATCGACCGCCAGCCGCTCTTCCCCCGCCGCGCACGGCAGAAATGCCGCTCGTGCGGTCATCAATCGATCGAGCACATCGGCTTCCCCGACGCCGCGGTCGCCGAGCAGCTAAGCCTGATCCACGGCGGCTGTCTCGACTGCGAATCCTGCGCCGACGAATAGCCTCCGGCTCTGCCAGTCACCGCACCGCGCCTATTGCGCGAGGTACGCACCGTCGATAGGCATCGGCACGCCGCTTACGAACGACGACGCATCGGTCGATAACCACAACACCGCTTCGGCGATCTCCTCGGCCTGGCCAAGGCGGTTGATCGGATGGGTCTGGACGACGGCCTTTTCGTCGAAGCTGCCGCGGTCCATCACCCGCGCGACCATCGGCGTGCGGATGAATCCCGGGCAGACGGCGTTGACGCGGATCCCCTTGCTCGAGAACTCGAGCGCCGCGGTCTTGGTCAACCCGGCGACACCGTGCTTGGCCGCGGTGTAGGCCGAGGTGTTGGCGATTCCGGCAAGCCCGCAGATCGACGAGGTATTGACGATGGTGCCGCCGCCGTTCTTCAGCATCTCGGGGATTTCATACTTCATGCAGTAGAAGACGCCGCTCAGATTGATCGCGATCACCCGCCCCCAGTTCTCGAGCGTGCAGTCGGGCGTAGCCGAGAACTCGCCTTCGATTCCGGCGTTGTTGAACGCGCAGTCTAGCCGGCCATAGTGCTCGACCGTCTTCTTCACCATCGCCTCGACGTCCTTGTGGTTTGCGACGTCGGTGGGGAGGAATATCGCGTCGCCGCCGGCTTCTTTGATCGCGCGCAGCGTGCGCTCGCCGCCTTCGACACTGTAGTCCGCGATCGCCACTCGGGCGCCCTCGCGCGCGAACAGCATCGCGGTCGCGCGGCCGATGCCGGATCCGCCGCCGGTGATTAGAGCCACCTTACCCTTTACGCGATCGGCCATGACTTACTCTCCTTTCTGCGCCGTTTCTCACGGTACCTTATACACCCGGTTCTCGCCCTTAAGGTCACCTAGTCGTACGAATTCCTGCTCTTCGGAGTCATATACCCACGCCTTTAACACCGATTCGCCCGCGGGGAGAAAGACGGCAGGGATCGATACCGACCATCGCGGCTGCGCCACCTGGTCCGGCTGCCTGGCTTGCGTTCGATCGCGCCTTGCATGCGCCTTCACCCACGCGGCCGTGATAAACACCCGCGCATCCCCGACTGAGACCAGGACGATCCGAGCCGGGCGGTCACCACCGGGAACGCTCGCCCATCCGCGAGCCTCGACGGCCTCGCCGTCACGCACAGTAGGCGGCTCCCCGTCCTTTGTCGACAACTCGAACGTCCCGTATGGCTTGGTGGGATTTTCGATAAAGGCTACGTGTCGAACGATCTTGCGGAACCCCAAGGCGTCAAGTTTTTCGGCGCCGCCCCGGATCCGCCCGGTGAACGGGACCAGCGGAAACAGCGGGAAGAGGCAGCTCTGCTCGTACTTGTCAGTCGCCGGATCGATATAGCGTTCGACTTCGAGACAGGCTGACGCCCGAGTGCGCTCGCGCTTGAGCGCGCGTGCGACGGGAATCGACGCGATCGATCCGGCCACGCTCAGCGCGGCGATCGCGCCGGCGATCGCGATGAAAATCGCGCGCCGCTTGACCATCACCTGCCGGCATAGTTCCAGTGTAGCGACCGCCACCAGCGCACTGGCGCCCATGTAACGCGACTGCGATGCCGCAACGCCCACGCCCAGGCGGAACGCCCGAGCGTGTTCATCGCGGCGAATCCCAGGCCGAACAAACCGATCGCGATCCACGGGGCAGCGGAGGGAAACCGGTTTGCCCGGATCAACCACGCCGCGCAGGCCGCGAACAGCGCGATCAATGCACAACCCAGAAATGGAGCCAACGTCGCAGGCGATATCGGATTTCCGTGGGCCAGCGGAGCGCCCACCAGCGCGCACAGGAATTCCAGCGCGGCGATCGGATGTCCGAGCCAGAAAGAACGATCGACCGGATAGAGGAACGGCCGCTCCAGCAGCAGAAAATACACCGCGATCGCAACACTCAGCAGCAGGACCGATCCGATCGCGGCGGCCGCCGCCCGGCGCTTGTTCCGGCCGCGCGAAAGCTGCGCAGGAATGATCACGAGCCACGACAGGAGCCCGTATAAGGCCGAGAACGACGCCACCAGGCAGCACGTCCATGCGAGTATCTGGCCGCGCAGCGGATGCTGGATCGAGTTGCTAATCAGATACACGGCCAACACCGCACAGGTATTCGCCAGGACGAACATCAGTTGCCATCCCCACAGCCAATCGTCGTAGTGGACGAATGAAAACACCAACAGGCTCGCCACAAACAGACTGATCGCGGTCGTCCAGGTAACGCCGTCGCGCTCTTCGGCGGCCGCCAGCCGGGCGATAGCCGTGAACATCGCCAGTGCCGATAGCAGCGTCACCGCCATCTCGACCCGCGTGTTCCACCTGGTGGTGAACGCAAGCGCGAGGAAGATCAGCTTGGGAAACAGGACGGGGTGCTCATTGTTGCACGTCAGGAGTCCCGGGAGCACCGGGCGTCCGGCGGCCGCGTTGTCGAAGAGGGACGGCAAACCCCACTGATCCATGTCGGGCACGTCGACGCTGTACTTCGCGACGAACCACACGGCCGCGGCAAACGGGATCAGCCACATCGAATCGATCATCCGTGCGATCGATCCGCGCGCGCGCGTACTCGGATTTCGATTGATGCTCAACTGCTTCCGCGGCCTGCTCTTTTCGGCGGCCTCGCCGGGACCCCGCGGTGCGCGTCCTTCTTCCTTCCGCGCGCCTCCTTGATGATCCGCGCGAGCGCCATCGCGTAGCCGGGAGAAACCCTGATCGTGCGGAAGGTCGAGCTGCCCATCTCGGTGGTCCGGTTGATCCACGACATCGGAACTTCCTTGAGATCGTAGCCCGCGAGCAACGGTTTGAGGCCGGTTTCCGCGTTGGCCGCGAAGCCGGGCTCCTCGATCACGAGATTTTTCAGGATCTCGGACCGGTAGAGCTTGAGGTTATTGGATAAGTCTCTCGCCTGTGGAAACAGCAGCAGCCGGGCCAGCGCATGGAAGCCGCGATTACAGACGATCTTGGAAAAGGGATAGTTGATGAGCACCGATTCATGGGAAAAGCGGCTGCCGATCGCTCCGTCGTGGCCGGCGGCGATCGCGTCGAACAGGTCGCGGAACTCGGGCACGATCCGCACGAAATCGGCGTCCATGGTCAGGATGTATTCGCCGGTTGCCGCCGCGTAGCCGTCGCGCAACGCGCGGCCCACGCCGTTGGGCGGCGATCGATCCACCAGCTTGACGCGCGGCTCCCGCGCCGCGATCTCGCGCGTGCGCGCCGCCGTTTCATCCTGGCTGTTGTCGTTCACGATCACTATTTCGTGAATATACGGCCCGTATAGCGCGAGCAGCGTGTCCACCAGGCCACCCACGTTCATCGCCTCGTTATGTCAGGGAATCACCACGGAGACCTTGCCGAAGAGCGCGCGATGCTCGGCCAGGCTCGGTTTGAGTTCGCGCTCCGGGCCCGGCCGCTTGGCCCAGATGTAGAGCGTGCCGCAGAGATCCCGCAATACCGGCGCATGCTCGAACACGAACGCGAGCGGCTGCAGCGCGGGCACCAGCCGCGCCGGCGTCCGCGGATGGATGATGTCGAAGGGGATGATGTCGACGTCGATGAGGCCCTGATGCGACGCCTGGCGCATCAGCTCATATTTGCGCGTCCCGATTTGCCCCGGCGCATTGCCGCTCCAGCGCCCGACCGCCGGCACCGTGCTCTTGAGGAACACCTGTGGATTCCAGTAGTTCGCCTCGAAGAACAGGAGTTGTCCTCCGGCTTGAGCAGCCTAAACAGCGCGCGCAGGGTCTGCGCGTATTGCTCGTGGCACAGGATCGCGTTACCGACGACATAGTTGAAACTCTCCGCCGGCGGGCCGCAGGCCAGGTCGTCCACCAGCGCCACGGATACATTGGGCAATCGCTTGTTGCAGGCCTGTTCGCCGAGGTCGGGGTTGAACACGGCGGCCGTGATTGGGCACTCGCCGCGCATCGCGCGGGCGAGATGCTCGGTCCAAAGCCCGCTGCCCGCGCCAACCTCCAGGATCGACTCGCCCGGCAGCACGTGGAAGCATTGGCGCACGGTGACGGCGCGCCCGCGGAGTTTGGTCGGCGACGTCTGCGGATAGCGCAGCCAGTAGGCTTCGCGCGCCCGCTCCATTTCGCTCAGGATTTTATTCACGAGCGTCCGCAGGAGCCGTCTGACGGCTCGCGCGCGGTGCAACTTCGCGCGGGAGGCAATCCCGCGCAAGTCTTACCACTTTGCCGCGCAAATGCCCACGTTATCCGAATGTTCCCGGCACAAATCGCCGGCGCGGATCGCAGCTCCGGCGGCCGATCTCACTATCGACCTTCAGATCTCGGACCGAATTTCGATCATCCCGGCGCACGGACCGGGGCTGGCGCTTTATAGAAGATGATCGTGGCGGTCAGGCCGCCCTGCGGTTTCAGCGCGTAGCCCGGGATCGCGCCGACCCGGATGTAGCCGAGGCGCTCGTAGAAACCCGCGGCGCCCTCCTCGGCGGCGGTGTCGAGCACGAGCAGCGTGCGGCCGCGCTCGACGGCGATTCGCTCGGCCTCGCGCATCAGGCTTCGCGCGACGCCTCGGCCGCGGCGGCTGACGCGGGTCATCAGCTTGGCGATCTCGGCGCGATGGGGCTGGTTGGGCGGCATGGCCAGGTCGAGCGTGACCGTGCCGATAAGCTCGTCGCCCTCCCACGCGCCCAGCACCACGCGGTCGCCGGCCACGGCCCGCGCGAGCGAAACCTTCCAGAAAGCGGCCGCGTCCTCGCGCGCCAGCGGATACATGAAGCTGACCGAGCCGCCGTTGGCGACGACTTCGATCAGAAGATCGGAAAGCGCCGCGACTGTTTCAGGCTGGTCCGTAAGCGCGGTGATGCGCATGGCCGACGTCACGCTCCATTTATTCGTTTGATGCAGCACCGGGCCGACGGAGCGCGTCCCAGGACCCGGCTTACAGCATGCGGCTTCGCTTCACGAAATTCGAGCGGCAGCATCCCGCTGGAAGTTAAGCGGCAGCAGCGCGGCGCCCGCCGCGCCGGCAAAGAAGCTTGCAACGATCGTCTGCACCTCGTCGAGCGCCGGTAAAAACGCATGCAAGTCCGAGTTTACGAGGCCGCGAAGAATCGGATGGGACAGGTAGCTCACGTCGTCCTGGCGAATCTCAACCGCCGTGACTCCGGGCAATTTCGCAGAACCCATCAGCACCACGTCATCGCCGTCGCTCTTCACCGCGTTATCGAAGTCGTACCACTGGTTGGCGTCGTTCTGCACTTGCACCACCTGCAAGGTCGAGTTCGGTTTGGATCCGTAAACCACGAGCAGGTCGCTCGGCGCGATCCCGTGGTCGATGGGCATCGGCAAGGCCCTCAGCACCCGCTCCGCTTCGGTCAAATGAAGCTGCTGCACGTCGAATCCACTGTTATTGGCGTCCGGAACCGCTGAGGTCGTGTTGACCTGCCAATTCTTTTCCTGAAAGAGGTCCAACTCGACTCCATTCTTCTCCGCTCGCATCACGCCGTTTCGGTAGAGCGGGAGCAATTCATAAACGGATGGAAAGGTGCGCGCGAGCTTGCGCATTTCCTTCTGGCCGCCGAAAACGGGACTCTCGCCGCTAATCAGCGCCTCGGCTGCGCCAAGCGA is a genomic window of Candidatus Binataceae bacterium containing:
- a CDS encoding cupin domain-containing protein, whose protein sequence is MNEPRAKSERLIENRRVIVTRWTFAPGEATGPHVHAHDYVVVPLSTGKLRIVAPDGAASDAELETGAPYAREAGVAHDVINPNVFEFRFIEIELK
- a CDS encoding RidA family protein, with protein sequence MTRRSNVVPKEMEVIKQRFHYNPGVKAGNLLFIAGQVGRDANLNVVEGKEAQFVQAFENLKKVLTAAGATFDDVVEMVTYHTDMRDLQLFITVKDRYYTGEYPAWTGVGVTALAMPGLMVEIKCVAMLKD
- a CDS encoding DUF1330 domain-containing protein, whose product is MSVLVLVQGTPRADRKDELAQYQQAARTVIAKHGGQVVARGNGLGSLHGRGNYQVGIVLRFADKAAAEAWYNDPDYRKVLPLRDQAYAELEISMFQE
- a CDS encoding amidase; translation: MSVQLPTREQLRAVARQCGLSLDDASVDSFRALFTTYVDAYNTVAAMPDEVPRVKYPRTPGYRPGPEENKYNAWYFKSSVKGAPEGKLKGKTVALKDNVMLAGVPMMNGAATMEGYVPDFDATVVTRILDAGGEIVGKAHCECFCLSGGSHTNATGAVHNPRKMGYSAGGSSSGSAALVAAGEVDMAIGGDQGGSIRMPSSYCGIYGMKPTWGLVPYTGIMPIEIFVDHTGPMTASVADNALLLEVIAGDDGYDSRIKAPKVHPYTQALGRGAKDLKIAVVKEGFGHPTSERAVDEKVRAAANRLASLGARVEEVSIPMHLAGGAIWTPIGIEGLTQTMMYGDGFGVSRDDLYATSMMDFHRGWRQRTDELSETTKLFLMFGTYVREHYGSRYYGKAINVVRRLRAAYDAVLVKYDLLLMPTTPMKATPLPGADASREEYVTRALEMITNTAPFDLTHHPSMSLPCGMIDGLPAGLMLTGRHFDEPTIYRAAEAFEQSGDWKGM
- a CDS encoding Zn-dependent alcohol dehydrogenase; the protein is MKAAVLYEPQKPLVIEDLKLAPPKAGEVRVKVAANGACHSDLHVMTGDMRMPLPVVLGHEGAGIVVEVGPGVTSVKEGDHVVLTFSPVCGHCRYCTLGQVNLCETRPKGLGTLLDGTTRLSKNGTQIFHFAYASTFAEEAVMPESCAIKIRDDVPLDRACFVGCGTMTGIGAAINTAKVRPGATVAVIGCGGVGLNVIQGAALAGAHDIIAIDLLPNKLELAKVFGATHAVNPSQDDAYKAVMELTHGRGVDYAFEVISTAKTIELAFRMTGRGGTCTIVGVSPETARITLNPNVFTMMEKRLVGSFYGSTRPRVDMPLLIDLYMDKKIKIDELVSRTFPLEGVNEAYDLLRKGEVLRSVIKFF
- a CDS encoding glucose 1-dehydrogenase: MADRVKGKVALITGGGSGIGRATAMLFAREGARVAIADYSVEGGERTLRAIKEAGGDAIFLPTDVANHKDVEAMVKKTVEHYGRLDCAFNNAGIEGEFSATPDCTLENWGRVIAINLSGVFYCMKYEIPEMLKNGGGTIVNTSSICGLAGIANTSAYTAAKHGVAGLTKTAALEFSSKGIRVNAVCPGFIRTPMVARVMDRGSFDEKAVVQTHPINRLGQAEEIAEAVLWLSTDASSFVSGVPMPIDGAYLAQ
- a CDS encoding glycosyltransferase family 2 protein; the encoded protein is MNVGGLVDTLLALYGPYIHEIVIVNDNSQDETAARTREIAAREPRVKLVDRSPPNGVGRALRDGYAAATGEYILTMDADFVRIVPEFRDLFDAIAAGHDGAIGSRFSHESVLINYPFSKIVCNRGFHALARLLLFPQARDLSNNLKLYRSEILKNLVIEEPGFAANAETGLKPLLAGYDLKEVPMSWINRTTEMGSSTFRTIRVSPGYAMALARIIKEARGRKKDAHRGVPARPPKRAGRGSS
- a CDS encoding class I SAM-dependent methyltransferase gives rise to the protein MNKILSEMERAREAYWLRYPQTSPTKLRGRAVTVRQCFHVLPGESILEVGAGSGLWTEHLARAMRGECPITAAVFNPDLGEQACNKRLPNVSVALVDDLACGPPAESFNYVVGNAILCHEQYAQTLRALFRLLKPEDNSCSSRRTTGIHRCSSRARCRRSGAGAAMRRGKSGRANMS
- a CDS encoding GNAT family N-acetyltransferase, giving the protein MTSAMRITALTDQPETVAALSDLLIEVVANGGSVSFMYPLAREDAAAFWKVSLARAVAGDRVVLGAWEGDELIGTVTLDLAMPPNQPHRAEIAKLMTRVSRRGRGVARSLMREAERIAVERGRTLLVLDTAAEEGAAGFYERLGYIRVGAIPGYALKPQGGLTATIIFYKAPAPVRAPG